The Aneurinibacillus uraniidurans genome segment AGAGCACCATCTGCTCGAGGATAGCGCCGTATACAGCTGGGTCACCTGTATGGACACGTACAACAGATTTCCCTTCTTTCGTACGTTCGGTCATAATTTCGACCATTTCTTCCAGTGTCATGCCTGCTGTTTTGATTACTTCTGCGCCTGGTTTCGCTTTTGCAACCAGTTCTTCATTCACAAGGGAATCCGCCCACAGAACAACGTCGGCTGCCTGTAATAGCTTAAGCCCCTTTACCGTAATTAAATCTGGATCCCCCGGTCCTGCCCCGATAATGTATACTTTCATTATTTTCTCACCACCATTAACGTTAAGTATTCAAGCTCAAGCCCTTTAAGCTCCGCCACGTTATTCCAGACGACTTCCTCACCTGACGTTACCTTTGTAATTACAGATGCATTCGGCAACAGGTTGAGTTCTCCTAGCACATCAATCATGACATCAATCACTTTAGCGACTTTAATAAACACAACACAGTCGTGGCTAATAAGCGCTTGTTTCATCTCATCTCGATCCGCTGTTGCCGGAATGATCGCGACATGCTCATCCCCGTCCGCAAGCGGCAGGCCAAGACGAGACGCGGCACCGTTCACCGAGGAAATGCCCGGTATGGATACGATGCGTACTTCTGGATGCTTCTCCTGCATCAGTCGCATCATATGGATGAATGTGCTATACAGCATCGGATCGCCTTCCGTTACGAACGCAACATCCTTGCCCTGAGCCAGACGCTCATACACTGCTTCTACCGTTTGCGTCCATTCCCGCTCCAAAATATCCGGGTCTTTCGTCATCGGAAACACCAGACCAAGCATTTCTTTTTGTGACTGATCAATGTAGCTCTCCACAATTTGATAGGCATAGCTTTTGCTGCCCTTGCGCTTGCGCGGATAGGCAATAACCGGAGATTCTTTCATCAAGCGATACGCCTTCACCGTAATCAGTTCCGGGTCGCCCGGTCCAACACCGACCCCATATAATGTACCTGTTGCCATCTTACTCATCCTCTCTGTGCTTCGCGGTTATGATATAGATCGGGTTCAATCCCTCAAACCGATTCATATGTAAAATAGGCTTACTGCGTGAGATTTGCGTCAGTGTCACCGCTGTTTCGAACCCTTCTTCTTCGAAAGTTTTCATCGCTTCATACAGCGTCTCAATCGTCGCTGCATTCAGCACGATGCGCCCTCCCTGCTTCAAGCGGGTACAACAGATATGCAGCAGCTCTTTCATCTCGCCACCACTGCCGCCGATAAATACCGCATCCGGATCAGCGAATTCTTCAATTCCCTGCGGTGCCTTGCCGTGTACGGTTACAAAATCCGTTCGGAACTTCTTCATATTCGTCCGACAGTTCTCAAGATCGGCTTCATTCTTCTCAATCGCAAACACCTGGCCGTCCCGACAAATACGGGCTGCTTCAATCGCCATAGAGCCTGTGCACGTGCCGATGTCCCATACCGTACTGTCTGATCGTAGACCGAGTGCTGCGAGACTGAGTATGCGCACTTCTTTCTTCGTAATGAGTCCTTTATCCGGCTTGCGCTGCGCAAATTCTTCGTCTGAAACACCAAGCGGCCACGCGGGACCCGGTACTGTACGCTTCAATACAACGATATTAAGCGGTGCGAATTCCTGTTCCGCCATCTCCTCGAGTGTATACCATCCTGTGCGCTCCTCAGTGCCTCCAAGATTCTCCGCCACAAAAGCCCGGTATTCGGTCATGCCAAACGATAGCAAGTACTCCGCAATAACGGCTGGACTGTTTGTCTCATCCGTCAGTACACATACCTTCTCACGTCCGTCAATTTTCTGTGCTAGCCCGCGCATGCTGCGCCCGTGCACACTGAGGAATGTACAGTCCTGCCAGCTTTCCTGCATGCGAGCGAATGCTTCTTGAACCGAACTAAGACCCGGATAAACCTCAACAGGAAGCTTCTTTGCCAAGTATGATCCGATGCCATAGAATAGCGGGTCACCGGATGCCAATACGACTGTTTTTTTGCCAGACTCCCGAATTCGCTCTACAAGTGCGGCAAGCCCGCCTTTGACCGCCAGCTTTTCACCTGTATAGTCCGGAAAAAACGATAGATGGCGTTCCCCACCAACAAGCAACTCGCTCTCCTCAACCCATGTCCGATACAACGGAAGCAAACTGTCTACCCCGCTGTCTCCGATTCCGATGACTTTAATTACTTGCTGCACTCTACTAGCTCCCTTCCTAACAGTTCGCTCTTCATCGTGATGAGCACTGCTTCCACATCAAAAGTCCCTTCTGCTTCACGCAGTGACGATTCACAGATGGCCCGGCACAACTCGCTAAAGAAGGCTGTATTTCCTTGTTCCCGCATCATGTCACCTACTTCAGAAGCTGTGTTTGCATTCCGCACCTGCGCAACCATCTCGTCTGACGCACTAGCACGAGCCGCTACTTCCGCCAGAAAATCGAAGTTAATCGGCGCACTTTTGGAATGCACCATCATCACGCCTTGTGCAACTTTAGAAAACTTGCCCATCATTCCAACAAGCGTTACTTTTTTGGCCCCAAAATTTCGGCACATTTTAAGCGTGAACCCAACAAAATCACCCATCTCGATAAACGCTTCTTCCGGGTAATCCGGATACAATTCCTGTATGGCATACTTCTCACTTCGCCCACCTGTCGTAATAATCAAATGGTCACAGCCACATGCAATCGCCACCTTAACCGCTCGGGCAATACTTGCTTTGAAAGCTGCTGTTGAGAACGGAACGACCGTGCCACGCGTGCCAAGAATCGAGATCCCGCCGAGAATGCCAAGCCGTGCGTTCAGCGTTTTTTTAGCGATTTCTTCTCCGTCCGGAACTGAGATGATAATACGAATCCCCCGGTTTATTCCGTACTCCGCCAGGACTTCCTCTGCGGTCCCCATAATCATCCGACGCGGTACTGGATTAATCGCCGCTTCTCCGACCGGAACGGGCAGACCAGGCTTCGTTACCCGGCCTACTCCAACGCCACCTTCTAGTTCAATGCCTAGTTCATTACGCCAGCTGACGGTTGCCACAATACGGGCTTGATGCGTAGCATCCGGGTCATCTCCCCCGTCTTTGATCACTTCCGCTACTGCATATTCATCAGCAAGCGTCACCTGCTCCATCATGAACGAGACACAATCTCCTATTGGAAGCAGAATCTCCACGTCCGTTACTGCACGTTTTTCCAGCAGAGAGAGGAGAGCCGCTTTCGTAGCTGCTGTTGCATTTGCCCCTGTCGTATAGCCGTGTCGGAGCGGCTTTTCCTCCTGTGCCGTCATCGAAGTTAGCCTCTCTTTTCCGCGAGAATGGTCAGGGCGTTCAGGGCTGCAACGGCAACAGGACTTCCGCCTTTCCGTCCGATATTCGTAATGAATGGAATGTCCATTTTCGCCAGCTCTTCTTTAGACTCTGCCGCCGATACGAATCCAACTGGAACGCCGATCACAAGACCCGGACGCGCTTCCCCTTCTTTGACAAGACGGATGAGCTCAAGAAGGGCAGTTGGTGCATTCCCGATCACAAAAATGCCGCCTTCTGCTTCTTTAATTGCTTTACGCATGGAGATAATTGCTCTTGTTGTATTCAGACGCTTTGCTTCTTCCATAACGTCCTTGTCTGAGATATATACATGTACACTGCCACCGAATTTTTCGATACGCGGCTTGCTGATGCCGACCTGTACCATCTGCACATCCGCTACTACTTTACGTCCTTCACGGATCGCTTTAATCCCGGACTCAATCGCATCCCGATGGAACACCATACTACGTCCAAGTTCAAAGTCAGCAGATGCATGGATAACACGCTGTACAACAGGATACTGGTCAGCGGTAAATGGATGCTCGCCCAGTTCCTCTGTGATCATCTCAAAGCTTTTGCTTTCAATTTCTTGCGGTTGAACCGTAAGTGGTTTAAATTCTGTATGAAAATCCATTAGATTATTTCCTCCCTGATTTTAGTATGTAAAGCCGTAAGTACGGCATCAAACTCTGAGAATACCGTTCCGTAATCAATCTTTGGCCGGGCAATGAGGATCGTCGGAATGCCCAGTTCCAATGCTGCTTCCAACTTCTCATCTACGGAGCCGACTTTTCCGCTTTCTTTCGTGATCATCAGTGTGACTCCGTATTGCCGATAGAGAGCAATGTTTAATTCCTTAGAAAATGGCCCCTGCATCGCAATGATATGCTTCTGCTCTACACCTAATTGCTCACACTTTTCCATGTTGTCACGACGCGGCAGCATCCGGGCAATGAGCGTTAGACCCGGCACGTCTCGCAATCGTTCTACGAATACCTGCAGCGTCTTGCTTCCCGTTGTCAGCATCACCACGCCACCGCGCTGTGCCGCTTCCTCTGCGGCAGATTCGTAATCGGGAACAACCGTTACAAGTGGATGTGTCGGCTCTTCGACCGATTTTCGCTCGTAGCGAATGTACGGTACACCTGCAGCAGCAGCCCCTTCTAATGCGCTACGTGATGCTTCTTCTGCGAACGGATGGCTCGCATCCACGATCGCTTGAAACCCCTGCTCTACGACTACTGCCGCAATCTCGTCTGCATTCAGGCGGCCTATCCGCACCGGAATCCCAGCCTCTGTCATGCTTTTCGCCGCACTCTCCGTCACAACCGTCGTAAGCAGCTCATACCCGGCATCTTGTATCTGAAGTGCCAGCTCCCGCGCATCACTCGTTCCTGCCAACATCAAAATCATGATTCTACCGACCCCTTCTCATCATGATGGTGGTGATCATGATGATCGTGGTCGTGGTGGTCATGATCACCGTGATGATGATGGTGGTGATGGCCGTGATCATGATCATGGTCGTGATGTAGATCCAGGTGCTCCACCGCAAATAGACGGTACTGACACACATCACAGTTCATCTTCACGTCGTCTGCCAGCGCTTCCGCCACCCGGTCCTCAAAAATCGTCTTCAGCCCTTCATGAAACCCAAAATAAGCGGTCATCACAAACTCCCGATCCGTATATTGTGCACGGAATGCATCCAGTTTCGTTTCCATTCTCTTCATCAAAATGCCCGTAAAGAGCAAATACGGAACGAGAATGACGCGCTTCGCACCGAGTGCCAGACAACGTGCAATTCCTTCCTCTACGTTCGGATCGGTTACCCCAATAAAGCACGTTTCCACCCATTTTACATGTAGGCGTTCCCAGAGCAGACGGGATAGCTTATATACCTCACTATTCGCATCAGGGTCACTACTGCCGCGTCCAACGAGTAGAACCGCTGTATCATCCGCCTGTTGTGCCGGATCGAAGCCTGTCTCCATCAGTCGTTCCTCTATAATATGCAGTACTTCTTCGTGAATTCCGATTGGACGCCCGTAGATGAACTGTACATGCGGATACTGCTTGCGTGCTACATCCAATGCCGCTGGAATATGTAGCTTCGAGTGTCCGGCTGGAAGAAGCATCATCGGGATGACTGCTACCTTTGTCGCGCCACGCTCTACACAAGCTGCCAGCCCCTGGGCAATGTCTGGGGCAGCAAACTCCAGAAAACACGTTTCAATAATCGGAACCCCGATCCGTTCTTTGATCTGCTCTACAAATGCGGAAATTTCCTCATTCCCCTGCGGATCACGACTCCCGTGGCCAACGAATAATATTGCGTCCATACTCATGCTGCTTATCCTCCCTGTCTGCTATTCTCCACACGCAGCTTCTGCCAGCACCGGAATCGGCACTTCCTCATAGACGAAGCCTTCGATCTGTTTGATCCGCTTGAAAAACTTGTGGAAACGTTCATTCGGATGTCCCTGTTCTTTATAGACGGCAATAATTCGTTCCAGCAGCCCAACAATCTCAGCCGGTTCAATCCCTTCCGCTACAGGCTGCCCCGCATGTGCGGTCCGTCCCACTGTCTTTGCCCCTAAGAACAGGTCAAATTTTCCCTGTCGGAACACAATACCGATATCCTCTTTAACCGCGCCATAGCACGCCATGCCACAGCCGTTAAAGCCAATTTTCATTTCTTTTGGCACATCCATTCCACCAAGCAGTGCCTGTATCTCGTCTGCATATGGAATCGGGTCCGTCTTCTCCCCGTCACAGAAATCACATGCTTTTACCGTAATGACATTCCCAACTGGCAGTACGAGCAAGCCTGCCTCACGAAGACGACTAACGACTTCATCCGGATTTGCGGTTGGCAGGCTAATGCGGAACTGATGATCCGGCGTGTAATCCATCGAGCCCCGTTCTCCGACAATCCCGGCAAGCAGCATCATCTGTGCCGCACTCAGCTTCTTATTCGCCACTCCAGGTGAAACTGCGAATTCAAAAATCTGCTCTTGTACAAAGCCAGAAGGAGATGCAACAGCAACGGACTCTTTTACACCATACAAGCACCCAAGTGCTTCATCTGCTAGCGCCCGAGCGGAAAGGGATTCCACCTGCTCCCGTTTTTGTTCAGGTGCAGACTGTATCGCTTCTGTTCCTGACTGCTCATCCATGCTGTGCAGTGCCCACGGCTCATTTTCTTCTCGCAAGCGCTGATGCGGTGCTAACGTTTGTTTCTCCGAGCCAAGCGTATACTTGCGCTGATAGCCACGCGGCGTGATCATTTTACCGTCATACAAGCATGTTGAGTTATTTCCGATAATGACAGTTGTTAGCATCCCGATATCATGATTAAGCATGTCAGCTAATGTCGTCACAACTACTGACTGACGATCCCGATACGCACTCTTCACGAGCCCAACCGGAGTATCCGGGGAACGATATTGCAGCAAAATACGCTGCGCTTCCTCAATCTGGCGCGTCCGGCGTCCGCTTTTCGGATTATATAAAGCGATAACAAAATCTGCCGCACCTGCAGCATCAATCCGCTTTGCAATTAACTCCCATGGTGTTAGATGGTCACTTAGACTGATCGTACATGCATCATGCATAACCGGCGCCCCAAGCAAGGATGCACATGAATTAATCGCCGAGATGCCCGGCACAACTTCTACTTCAACCCCATCAGCTTCCGTCCAGCCTTTTTCCATAAGCACTTCATAGACGAGTCCAGCCATTCCATATACCCCGGCGTCCCCACTGGAGATTACGCCTACTACTTTGCCCTGTTCCGCCTGGCGCACCGCTTCCTGTGCCCGACCTACTTCCTCAGTCATCCCGGCTTGCATAACAACTTGCTCGTCCCGCAGCAATCCACGAATCAAATCGACGTATGTCGTATACCCCAGGATTACTTCACATTCTTCAATCGCAGTCCGCGCTCGCATAGTCAGATGTGCTTCACTTCCTGGACCAAATCCAATCAGCAGCAGTTTTCCTCGTTTCATCTCCCGTGCTCCTTCCTTTTTGTACAATAAAAAAACGTCTTTCTGGTTAGAAAGACGTATTGGTAGACAATTAGTCATACAGTTACTTTGCTCGTATGCCTGTCGCTAGTCAACACGCCCCATCCTCGTGGTTCGATCGTGCAGAACTTTACGGCAGGTTTCCTGGCTTCGAGTACAAACGAGCTCTACCCCCTTCCCATTTCAATCACGAAATAGTGGACATTATGATAGCACTCTCCTCTTCACAGTGGCGGGACCGCGTCGGCTTTATACCGAACTTCCCTATTAAGCCCTTACATAAACATATCGGGCACCGCAAAGCAAATCATTCAATTTTTAAGTAGCCCTATCATATCACGAATTCTATATTTCGACTATGCTGAAAAATTCGTGACTTTTGCTGCTGCAAACTAACGATTATTTTACTCATAGTCATATCGAATACTAAAATATTTACTACCGTATCTCTTCCATAATTTATTACAATATAAAGGAGGTATCCTTACTTCAGGAGGGGATTGATTGTATGAATAAACCCATTCGCATTCTGATCGCTGACGATCAAACATTAATGCGTGAAGGACTTAAAACCATATTGGAATTAGAAGATGATATCGAAGTCATTGGAACACCCGATGATGGAAAAAAAGCATATGAAATGGTAGCCCAGCACCGCCCCGACGTTGTTTTGATGGATGTACGAATGCCTGTCATGGATGGAATCGAAAGCACTCGTCTGATCAAAAAAGAATTCCCTGAGACTGTTATTCTTATTCTTACTACATTTGCTGAAGATGCCTATATCATAGAAGGTCTTGCGAATGGAGCCAGCGGATTTCTATTAAAAGATATTCACGGAGATCGATTAATCTCTTCCATTCGAGATGCAGCTTGCGGCCAGCTCTTGCTCCCTTCCATCATTGCCACCAAACTTGCAACCCGACTCTCTCAACTTTCTTCCCAAGCCCAACACGAGATCAATACCGAAAAACTACGCCAGGAAGGCATCGAATTTTCCACACGCGAAAAAGAAATTGCCCATCTTATGCTCAAGGGCTTCAGTAATCGGCAAATTGCCAAGGCCCTGTTCATCAGTGAAGGTACAGTAAAGAATTATATCAGCATTATTTACAGCAAAATCGGTACAAATGAACGGACAAAAGCCATTATGTATATTCAAACCCTTGGCATTGAAGAATCCAATACTCAGTAAAGCAAAGGAAGAACCTTCATGAGACGAGCTTACACTTGCCTTTCGATCTTGTTCATTCTTATTCTTCTCCCATTTAGTCTCGCAGGCTGCTCACCTTCTACAGCTTCTCACCATCCTACTGTAAAGCAAGGGGTACTTGATTTGCGCGACTGGGATCTGGAGCAAAAAGGGACCGTTAGTTTGAATGGGGAATGGCAATTTTACTGGAGACAGCTGCGTGATACACCAGATTCTATTCCCTCACATTTTATTACCGTTCCCTATGTGTGGAACGGGTACGAATGGAATGGACAGAAACTCCCCGGTGAAGGCTATGCAACCTTTATCGCAACCATACGACTTAATCCTGCAGAAAAAGATAAACTACTCGCCCTTTATGTTCCTGATGTCTACACGGCCTATCGACTTCTACTTAACGGCAAGCAAATCTCAGAAAATGGAGTCGTCGGGACGTCCAAACAAACGATGAAGCCGTACTACATGCCGCGTCTTGTTTACTTTCGTCCGGAAACAGATACGCTTGTCCTTACCATGCAAATCTCTAACTTCGTACATAAAAATGGGGGCATGTGGAATGAGATGCTAGTAGGGGACGCGCAAACACTCGCCGACTGGAAGGAACATAGCATAATCGTTCAAGCCCTGCTTATCGCAAGCTTATTTATTCTCGGTGTTTATCATTTGACGATATATGCCATCCGGCGCAAAGATCTGCCTTCTTTCTATTTCGGGCTATTCTCTTTTATGCTTAGCATTCGTGCTACCATGCAAGAAAATATGTTTTTGTTTCAGCTGTTTCCCAACTTTAACTGGGAGCTCTCAAAAAAAATCGAATATATTATTCTTTTTCTTGGGCTTGCGGTACTTTGTCTGCTCATTCAATCGCTTTATCCGCAAGAAATTAAAAAACGTGTGGTACAAATTATCCAGATTATTTGCTCTTTCTTTGCCTGTATCGCCATTGTAACACCTGCTAGTATTTATACTCGAGTCGCTTCGATTCACTACAATTTCATGCTGATTACGATTGTTTATCTCATGTACGTTCTAATCCTTGCTGTTATTCGTAAACGACCGTTCAGTTATATCAATTGTTTCGTCGCGATCTTCTTCATGATTACCGTTGCCCTTGATATTCTGTATTACAATCAGATCATTCCATACGGAAATTTCACAACATTTGGACTGCTAATTTTCACTTCTGTTCAATCGATCAATCTTTCCATCACATTTGCTCGTGGCTTCTCCCGAGTCGAACAGATGACAGGAGAATTAAAAGAACTCAATGAAACTCTGGAATTGCGTGTCCAAGAACGAACACAGTCCCTCGAGCATTCCCTTCGTGAAGTTGCCCGAGCACGTGCCGAGATGTCCATCATGGAGGAACGAAGCCGTATTGCAGGAGATATTCATGACATTGTCGGTCATACATTGACAACAACTGTTATCCAGATTGAAGCCGGGAAACGATTACTCTCAAAAGACCTGCCGCGTGCTCTTGAAAAATTAGAACTGTCACAGGAGCTTGTACGAAATGGGCTAAATGAGATCCGCCGGGCCATTCGAATTGATCAGGAGGATGAAGAACAATTTGTATTTCCAGGTGTTTTATATCATCTTGTTGCGGAGACAGAAAAACATACGGGAGTAAAAATTGATACGGTGATTGAACCACTTCCCTCTTTGACACTTCCCCAGAAAAAGTTTATTTATCACACTCTTAAAGAAGGATTAACGAACGGAATCCGCCACGGGCAAAGCAATCATTTTATTTTCACGATGGAACGACGGGGAGCCATGCTGCACCTGACGTTAAAAGATAACGGAACAGGGACCTCAGAGATTGAATATGGATTTGGTCTGACAACCATGCAGAATCGTGCGCAAAAATTGGATGGGCAGCTCATGATTTTTTCTGAACCTGGGAAAGGCTGTCGGTTGTCTGTCAGTCTGCCAATCGTGCAGACAAGTAAATAATTCCTTTTTCTCGTATATAATAGAGCAGACAACTATTATCCAACGAAAAGGAGAAATACTATGATAGACAGCCGCATGGAACAGTTAGCCTGCAATCTTGTTACCTATTCGACGAAAGTACAGCCGGGTGAACATGTATTGATTGAAGCATTTGGTATTGATAACATGCTGGTCAAAGCGGTCATCCGGGAAGTACATAAAGCAGGGGGGCACCCGCATGTTAACATCCGCGATCATCAGGTGATTCGTGAGCTTCTAATGAATGCAACCGAAGAACAAGTTCGCGTCTGGATGGAGAATGATGAGCAGCAAATGCGCCAGATGCAGGCGTATATTGGGATTCGTGGTGGCCTGAACATCAACGAGTTATCTGATGTTCCGCCAGAGAATCTGAAGCTGTACAATCAACTGTATAATGCGAATGTCCACAGTAAGATTCGTGTGAAGCAAACGAAGTGGGTTGTGCTTCGTTACCCGACACCATCAATGGCCCAACTAGCAAATATGAGTACAGAAGCATTTGAAACATTCTATTTCAATGTATGCACGATGGATTATGCCCGGATGAGCGAGGCAATGGATGCACTGGTTGCACTCATGGAGAAGACTGACCAAGTGCGTTTGACTGCTCCAGGGACGGATCTACGGTTCTCAGTCAAAGATATCCCGGCCATCAAATGTGCAGGTGAACTGAACATTCCAGATGGCGAAGTGTTTACGGCTCCAGTTCGTGAGTCGGTCAACGGTACGATTTCATATAATACGCCGACTCCATACAATGGCTTCGTATTCGAAAATGTTGTACTCCGCTTCGAGAACGGTAAAATTGTCGAAGCGACCGCAAATGATACGAACCGGATTAACGAGGTGTTTGATACGGATGAAGGAGCACGTTTCGTGGGTGAATTCGCGATTGGTGTAAACCCGTTCGTCCGTGAGCCGATGAAAGACATTCTGTTTGATGAGAAAATCGATGGCTCGATTCACTTTACGCCTGGGCAATGCTATGACGAGGCGTATAACGGAAACAAATCAGCCATCCACTGGGATATGGTATTAATCCAACGCCCGGAATACGGTGGCGGCGAAATCTGGTTTGATGATCAACTGATTCGCAAAGATGGCCGCTTTGTCGTTCCTGAATTAGAAGCATTAAATCCAGAAAACCTGAAATAAAAAATGCGCGGTCTCGCCTATAGCGAACCGCGCATTTTTTCGTCTAAACCTATAACGACCCCGAGAGGATTCGAACCTCCGACCTGTAGTTTAGGAAACTATTGCTCTATCCTACTGAGCTACGGAGTCAAAATTCCTCTTCCATTATACCGATGTCCTTATCAAATTTCAAACCTCATTATTGTATGCGTTTTTATATAAAGAATCCTCTCTTCTATCATGATTTCTTCTCATTTATCCGAAAAAACATACAAGTCCAACTTATTCTGATACTGTTTTATTACAGATAAATAAATGAACCGTAAACTATAACAGTCCATCAGAGGTGAGTTAAATATGTTATCATCCCGTATCCGCCATGCTTCCCTGCTCGAAAAAATCGTCACAAAAGAAACCGCCGCGAGCTGGATCGAAGACGGTATGACCATTGGCTTCAGCGGCTTTACTTCATCAGGGGATGCTAAAGAAATTCCCGTTGCTATTGCAGAACGCGCTCGTGCAGCTGGAAAACCGTTTAAAATTAACGTCTATACCGGTGCATCTGTTGCTCCTACAATTGACTCCGTATTAGCGGACTACATGAACATTCGCCTGCCGTTCCAATCTGATAAAGACTTGCGCAAAAGCATCAATAAGGGAAACGTTAACTATATCGATCAACATTTATCCGAAACCGGAGATGCCCTGTTAACCGGAGCCATTCCTTCGGTCGACATCGCGGTTGTAGAAGCATTGGCTATTACAGAAGATGGAAGCATCATCCCAACTACCTCAGGTGGCAATACACATAACTATATTAAAAATGCAAAAGAAGTCATCGTGGAGCTAAACCTTGCTCAACCGTTATCACTCGAAGGCGTACACGACATTTATGACATCGGAGCATTTGGCGAGCGAAAACCGATTCCACTTCAAGCCGTTGATGATCGTGTGGGCCGCACTAGCATCCCTACTGGCCTAGATAAAATTAAAGGTATCGTCATCACCGAACAATTGGACACTCCGAAAACACTTGTCGAACCAGATGAGGAAACAAGCACTATTGCCCGTCATCTCCTGAATTTCCTGCGAGATGAAATCAAAGCCGGACGCTTATCAGAAAAGCTTCCTCCGCTTCAATCAGGCGTTGGATCGGTAGCAAACGCTGTGTTCCATGGTTTCCTTCATTCCGAATTCCATGACCTGGAACTATATTCTGAAGTGCTGCAAGATTCTGTATTTGACCTGATTGATGCAGGCAAAATTCGCTTCGCATCTGGTGGTGCTCTCACACTGTCCAAAGAAAAAATGGACGTTGTGCTGAATCATTTTGAAAACTATCGCGATAAAATGATGCTTCGCCCACAAGATATGTCTAACAACCCGGAAATCATCCGCCGTCTTGGCTTAATTACGATCAATACCGCGATTGAAGTAGACATATATGGAAATGTTAACTCAACTCACATCATGGGCAACAAAATGATGAACGGAATTGGTGGTTCTGGTGACTTTACACGTAACGCTCGCCTGAGTATTTTTGTAACGAAATCGATTGCGAAGAACGGAGACATCTCCAGCATCGTTCCGTTTATCTCACACGTCGATCACACTGAGCATGATGTGATGGTTGTCGTAACCGAGCAAGGAGTTGCAGATCTGCGCGGCCTGACACCTCGACAACGCGCGATCAAACTGATCGAGAACTGCGCCCATCCGTCTTATCGGGAACAGCTGTATGCCTACTTTAACGAAGCTTCACAACGCGGTGGGCAGACTCCACATGTTTTAGAAAAAGCGTTTGCCTGGCATGTACGCTTCAATCAAACAGGCTCAATGCGGGAAGGTTCCACTTTACCGCTCGTAGAAAAAGAAAAAGTGAATGTAAACTAAGTAAAAGGAGCGACAGATATAATCTGCCGCTCCCTTTTTATGATCTTACTTTGATTTTTTCTCGATTCTTTCAAGTCCACCCATATAAGGACGAAGTGGTTCTGGAATCAGAACACTGCCATCTTCCTGCTGGTAGTTCTCCAGAATGGCAGCCATCGTACGTCCAATGGCCAATCCTGAGCCGTTCAGTGTATGTACGAACTCTGGTTTTGCTTTTGGCTCGCGACGGAAACGAATGCCTGCACGACG includes the following:
- the cobI gene encoding precorrin-2 C(20)-methyltransferase, which codes for MSKMATGTLYGVGVGPGDPELITVKAYRLMKESPVIAYPRKRKGSKSYAYQIVESYIDQSQKEMLGLVFPMTKDPDILEREWTQTVEAVYERLAQGKDVAFVTEGDPMLYSTFIHMMRLMQEKHPEVRIVSIPGISSVNGAASRLGLPLADGDEHVAIIPATADRDEMKQALISHDCVVFIKVAKVIDVMIDVLGELNLLPNASVITKVTSGEEVVWNNVAELKGLELEYLTLMVVRK
- the cbiE gene encoding precorrin-6y C5,15-methyltransferase (decarboxylating) subunit CbiE encodes the protein MQQVIKVIGIGDSGVDSLLPLYRTWVEESELLVGGERHLSFFPDYTGEKLAVKGGLAALVERIRESGKKTVVLASGDPLFYGIGSYLAKKLPVEVYPGLSSVQEAFARMQESWQDCTFLSVHGRSMRGLAQKIDGREKVCVLTDETNSPAVIAEYLLSFGMTEYRAFVAENLGGTEERTGWYTLEEMAEQEFAPLNIVVLKRTVPGPAWPLGVSDEEFAQRKPDKGLITKKEVRILSLAALGLRSDSTVWDIGTCTGSMAIEAARICRDGQVFAIEKNEADLENCRTNMKKFRTDFVTVHGKAPQGIEEFADPDAVFIGGSGGEMKELLHICCTRLKQGGRIVLNAATIETLYEAMKTFEEEGFETAVTLTQISRSKPILHMNRFEGLNPIYIITAKHREDE
- a CDS encoding cobalt-precorrin-5B (C(1))-methyltransferase; protein product: MTAQEEKPLRHGYTTGANATAATKAALLSLLEKRAVTDVEILLPIGDCVSFMMEQVTLADEYAVAEVIKDGGDDPDATHQARIVATVSWRNELGIELEGGVGVGRVTKPGLPVPVGEAAINPVPRRMIMGTAEEVLAEYGINRGIRIIISVPDGEEIAKKTLNARLGILGGISILGTRGTVVPFSTAAFKASIARAVKVAIACGCDHLIITTGGRSEKYAIQELYPDYPEEAFIEMGDFVGFTLKMCRNFGAKKVTLVGMMGKFSKVAQGVMMVHSKSAPINFDFLAEVAARASASDEMVAQVRNANTASEVGDMMREQGNTAFFSELCRAICESSLREAEGTFDVEAVLITMKSELLGRELVECSK
- a CDS encoding precorrin-8X methylmutase; its protein translation is MDFHTEFKPLTVQPQEIESKSFEMITEELGEHPFTADQYPVVQRVIHASADFELGRSMVFHRDAIESGIKAIREGRKVVADVQMVQVGISKPRIEKFGGSVHVYISDKDVMEEAKRLNTTRAIISMRKAIKEAEGGIFVIGNAPTALLELIRLVKEGEARPGLVIGVPVGFVSAAESKEELAKMDIPFITNIGRKGGSPVAVAALNALTILAEKRG
- the cobK gene encoding precorrin-6A reductase, with protein sequence MILMLAGTSDARELALQIQDAGYELLTTVVTESAAKSMTEAGIPVRIGRLNADEIAAVVVEQGFQAIVDASHPFAEEASRSALEGAAAAGVPYIRYERKSVEEPTHPLVTVVPDYESAAEEAAQRGGVVMLTTGSKTLQVFVERLRDVPGLTLIARMLPRRDNMEKCEQLGVEQKHIIAMQGPFSKELNIALYRQYGVTLMITKESGKVGSVDEKLEAALELGIPTILIARPKIDYGTVFSEFDAVLTALHTKIREEII
- a CDS encoding sirohydrochlorin chelatase, with amino-acid sequence MDAILFVGHGSRDPQGNEEISAFVEQIKERIGVPIIETCFLEFAAPDIAQGLAACVERGATKVAVIPMMLLPAGHSKLHIPAALDVARKQYPHVQFIYGRPIGIHEEVLHIIEERLMETGFDPAQQADDTAVLLVGRGSSDPDANSEVYKLSRLLWERLHVKWVETCFIGVTDPNVEEGIARCLALGAKRVILVPYLLFTGILMKRMETKLDAFRAQYTDREFVMTAYFGFHEGLKTIFEDRVAEALADDVKMNCDVCQYRLFAVEHLDLHHDHDHDHGHHHHHHHGDHDHHDHDHHDHHHHDEKGSVES